A section of the Bdellovibrionales bacterium genome encodes:
- a CDS encoding metal-sensitive transcriptional regulator, whose amino-acid sequence MIEDRRYFADILTQTRAAASALKSIEIAVLESHLTHCVSDAMASNSHTKAMAKVEELVDLVRRF is encoded by the coding sequence ATGATAGAGGATCGACGCTATTTTGCCGACATTTTAACGCAGACTAGGGCCGCAGCTTCGGCGTTAAAGAGTATTGAGATCGCTGTTCTTGAATCCCATCTCACACATTGCGTTTCAGATGCCATGGCGTCCAATAGTCACACTAAGGCAATGGCCAAGGTTGAGGAACTCGTCGATTTAGTGAGACGTTTTTGA